From Rhodococcus sp. B7740:
TCAACGTCCCACGGGAGCTCGGCCCGAGGCCTGCACCGAAGCGGTCATGACAATCCAGTGCACGACCTCGGTGCACGGGTGCGTGCAGTGGCTGCCGCTTTCGGCCGATGGTGCGTGTCGTACCTCTCGGCTATGGTCGGGAGAGGTTCATGAGTGGCAGTTGTCGGTACCTGGCCGGCTGTCCGGCAACCCCGTCTCCATCGACAGGGTGCCCCAGGGGAAGAACCGGCGCGTCCCGCAATCGCAGGCGCGCAAGTCGATGGAGGGTTGCACCTCCAGAATGAGGCGAACAGTGTCCGGCAGTGACGAACTCGAAGCAGCGCAGGCGAAGTGGGAACTTATTCCGCCGGAACGCCGTCGTACTTGGTGCCAAACCCTACTGAGTTACCCGCCGATCTGGTACGGCGTGTTCCCGATGATCGAGACTCGGAGCCGGGTGCTCGAAGGCGGATACGCCAATGCGGAAGCCTGGATCGACCTTGCGAAACGTGCTGAGGCAGTGGGTTTCACGCCGCAGACGTGGTTGATCTTTCGGCAGAGTCTCGAGCCCGCGTATCTGAAGGATCGGTTCCCGTCCCATCCCGAGAACATGCCGAAGCGGCGCGGTAACGGCGGTGTCGAGACGGTGGTGGTCGATCCCGAGGACTTCTCCGAATGGCCATGGCTGTTCGAGGCGGGGTATCGCGCGGGCGAGGCGACCTGGCAGGCGCTGGCTCGCTGACTTACTCGAGCTCGGACAGGACCGGTTGGTCGGTGCCGCCTATGCGTCCTCCCCGATGTCCTCGAACCACAGGCTCGGGCGCTCGGCGAGCATGCGTTCCATCAGCTGCACGCATTCGACGTTGTCGACGACGTCGACCTGCACGCCGTGCGCGCGTAGCAAGCTCTCCGATGTCTCGAACGAGCGGTTCTCACCTACGACGATCCGAGGAATCTCGTACAGCAAAGCGGTTCCCGCGCACATGAAGCACGGAGACAACGTGGTGTAGAGCACCGACTTTCGGTACACCGAGGCGGGGAGTCGGCCTGCTCGTTCGATGCACTCGGTTTCACCGTGACGGATTGCGCTGTCCATCTGGACTCGGCGGTTTCGACCCACCGCAAGAACTTTGCCATCGTGGACGAGTGCCGCGCCTATCGGAACGCCGCCTTCATCCCAGCCGATCTGGGCCTGTTCGATTGCAAGTCCGAGGAAGTACTCGTCGGTGCGTGCAGGATCGGTCATGGGTCCTCCTCGGCGTCTATGAATTGTAAGAGTGATCCTTTCAGTCGACCAGGCATCGAACAGATTGCCAAGCGGGTGAGTAGCGTGGTGACCATGACTTCTTCGGACAAACCGATTCACTCGCTGGGCGACGAGGCCTTCGTCTCGCTCACCACGTTTCGCCGGTCCGATGAACCCGTGTCCACGGCCGTGTGGATTGCTCGTGACGGAGATGACCTGGTCGTCATCACCCCCGCCGAGAGTGGCAAGGTCAAACGCATCAAGAATTCGGGGCGTGTCGAGCTACGGCCGTGCAACAGGGGAGGGAAAGTGCCCGACGGCGCGACAGCAGTGGCTGCAGAGGCACGAATCGTCACGGGCTCGGCTGCGGATCGCGCCACTGCGAAACTGAAGAAGAAGTACGGGTTTCAGTACCGACTGGTGATGTTGATCGAGCGAGTCATCGCCCGCCGTCACAAGCCGCGCGTCATACTCGCCATCAGTGCTGCCGAGTAGCCGAGTCCGTTGCAGCACTGACGAACATGAATGGTGCTCGAGGTCAGGACAGCTCTGTGCAGCGTTCATCGAGCAGTCGTTTCAACTGCCGCGTTTGCTTGTCATCGAATCCGATCGTGTCGACTTCATCGATTCCGCTTCGAACACCTGCGCAGACGTCGTCGAGGATTCGTCGAGTCGCTCGCTCGGGCATGCCCAACCGGCCGGCGGACTCGACGAAATGCTCACGTGTCCAACGGTTCGCGCGCCCGTAGAAGCTCAACGCCATCGGATCGCTCCACGACGCGTAGGGCTGCGTGCACAGGAGGTCGTAGGCAGGTGTGATCGACCAAATTCCGCGAGTGTTGTTGTGTATCGAATAGTTCTTTCCGTGCAGATCGCCGTTCCCGATCGCATACGAATAGGCCGTCAAGCGAAGAAGTTCGGCAGTGGCCTGGCGCGCGGAACCGCCGCCGCGCTCGACAGTGTCGGCGAGCAGCGCAATCACCGCTTCGGTCTTCATTCGGTACTTGGACGCGGGATAGAGCCCGGCTACTTGGCACGCATCCTCTTGCGGTAGCCGTTGTTCACCGATCCGATCGAATCGCGCCACCAGCAGACCGCTGACTCCCTTGTCGTCCTCGATCACCCGGTGATCCGGCACCGAAAGCCCGCATCCACGTGCCAGATTCATGAAGAAGCTCTCGTTATCCACCAGTCGCGGGAGTCGCGCGGGCGGGGCCAGTTTCAAGATGGCAGGCCCGGCCGTAGTCGATACCGGGGTCGAGTACATCTGCGCGGACACTTTGCCCTGAACGCCCGGCAGGGCGGACGGATCCTGACTCACCGACTCACCCGTGGCCAAGGAATCGAACAGGCGACGAAGATCGGGAACACGATGTCTCGAATCGAATGCAGTGCCCACCAACGACATCTCTTGACCGCGTGGCAGCACACGAACGTCTCCGACGGTGTCCGATCCGACCGCCAGCAGCAGAGTGAAGTGATCGTCCTCGGATGTCTTGGTAGCCGTTACCACTCCGGTGAGACGGACGCCTTCGGGCAGTAGGCCCGCGAAAAAGGCAGGGACGCTACCGCCCGATGCCCGCGTCTCTGCGGACGACTTCGGAATCGACCACGCGAGATTCGGCGCAGAAGCGCTGTCGAGGTAATCGCTGTCGTACAGAAACTCGACGTCGTTGCCCACACGCGTCAGTGAGCCGGCGAGAAGGTCGCCTTTGTAGACATCGGCTACATCGACATCCCGCAGCTCGGATACCGGGATCATGTCGCGTCCAGTGGCGGCACGGGCGATCCGGCGCGCGTGAGCAACGTGATCTCACAGCCCAGCGCTTGCGCGACAGCAACCGCGCCGTCGAGCTGCACCGTGTCTTTTCCAGCTTCGAGTGCCTGGACTGTCGAGCGCCCCACGCCGGCGAGCAACGCCAACTCGGCCTGAGTCATGCTCAACTGATGCCGACGCGCGACGAAGGCTTCGGCCAGCTCGCTGGGATGCTTCCTGACTCGTCGTCGTGGTTCGGCCATCATCTCTCCTTGTGCTTGCGAAAGCATGCATATCGGAGCTTACATCGCGAAACACGCGGTGAACAGCCTTATGCTTGTCAACATAGGCATATAAGAGCTGGACGAGCTTGCTGACACGTTTTACCTAGCTTATGCATGCTTTCTCATGCGTAAGCATGATCTTACGGATGAGCAAGGGACGCGGTACGGACT
This genomic window contains:
- a CDS encoding mandelate racemase/muconate lactonizing protein, with the translated sequence MIETRSRVLEGGYANAEAWIDLAKRAEAVGFTPQTWLIFRQSLEPAYLKDRFPSHPENMPKRRGNGGVETVVVDPEDFSEWPWLFEAGYRAGEATWQALAR
- a CDS encoding nucleoside deaminase, which gives rise to MTDPARTDEYFLGLAIEQAQIGWDEGGVPIGAALVHDGKVLAVGRNRRVQMDSAIRHGETECIERAGRLPASVYRKSVLYTTLSPCFMCAGTALLYEIPRIVVGENRSFETSESLLRAHGVQVDVVDNVECVQLMERMLAERPSLWFEDIGEDA
- a CDS encoding PPOX class F420-dependent oxidoreductase, which gives rise to MTSSDKPIHSLGDEAFVSLTTFRRSDEPVSTAVWIARDGDDLVVITPAESGKVKRIKNSGRVELRPCNRGGKVPDGATAVAAEARIVTGSAADRATAKLKKKYGFQYRLVMLIERVIARRHKPRVILAISAAE
- a CDS encoding type II toxin-antitoxin system HipA family toxin; translated protein: MIPVSELRDVDVADVYKGDLLAGSLTRVGNDVEFLYDSDYLDSASAPNLAWSIPKSSAETRASGGSVPAFFAGLLPEGVRLTGVVTATKTSEDDHFTLLLAVGSDTVGDVRVLPRGQEMSLVGTAFDSRHRVPDLRRLFDSLATGESVSQDPSALPGVQGKVSAQMYSTPVSTTAGPAILKLAPPARLPRLVDNESFFMNLARGCGLSVPDHRVIEDDKGVSGLLVARFDRIGEQRLPQEDACQVAGLYPASKYRMKTEAVIALLADTVERGGGSARQATAELLRLTAYSYAIGNGDLHGKNYSIHNNTRGIWSITPAYDLLCTQPYASWSDPMALSFYGRANRWTREHFVESAGRLGMPERATRRILDDVCAGVRSGIDEVDTIGFDDKQTRQLKRLLDERCTELS
- a CDS encoding helix-turn-helix domain-containing protein — translated: MAEPRRRVRKHPSELAEAFVARRHQLSMTQAELALLAGVGRSTVQALEAGKDTVQLDGAVAVAQALGCEITLLTRAGSPVPPLDAT